CTCCTTCAATACATTCAAAGAGAAGAGAAGCCTCACTCACTAACTAACCAAGAGGAGTGGAAACCTCCCACAGGTACATTACTGCACTGCCCTGAATGCCCTACTGTATCATAAAACAAATCCCAGTTTGTGGTATTGTGTGCATGCTTCCTCACAAACTCTCtgatttctttgtttttgtagtgtgcttGCAATACCAGAAAAAGCTACGTAGCTCTGTGTCAGCCCAGTCTCATATTCTCAGCACATACAATGGGACCTGTAGTCTATCCCTGGATGACATTTACACCGAAGGTGATGTGGAGCTGGCTCACGGATGCACTGAGGCCCAGAGGGTGTTGGGCCTCGAGGACATTGTCGGAATGGTGGGAACCTTGAACGAGCATGCAGACACAGTGATGGTGTCTGGGGAGGCAGGCAGTGGGAAGAGCACCCTTCTTCAGAGAATCCATCTGCAGTGGGCAAAGGGAGTTGCTCTGCAGGGCTTCCAACTGCTCTTTCCATTCAGCTGTCGCAGACTTAACTCTGAACAAAGGGACCTGTCCCTGAAGGAGCTGCTCTTCCTGCACTGCTGCTGGCCTGACCAGGACCAGGATCTTCTCTTCCGGTTCATCCTGGACCACCCACACTTGATTATTTTCACGCTGGATGGCCTGGACGAACTCAAACAGAGCTTCTCAGATGAGAGGAGGCATTGCAGCCCAACCCAGTCTGCCCCTGTGCACACCCTTCTTTTCAACCTGCTCCAGGGCACCTTGATGAAGGGGGTACGTAAGGTGGTGACCAGTCGGCCGGAGGCTGTGAGCCCTGCTCTAAAGAGATATCTGAGCAAGGAGGTTCTTCTCAAGGGCTTCTCGCCAGatgggattgattcctttgtGAGGAAGCACCATCAAGACCCCACAGTGGCCACCAGGGTCCTTCAGTCGCTAAAGAGCAACTCAACGCTATTGGGTCTCTGCCATAAACCTGTCTTCTGTTGGATTGTCTCCAAGTGCTATAAGGAACTGCTGGGCTGTGGAGGAGGTAGTCCTCAGACCATTACAGATGTTTACCTGATGGTCCTGCAGCACTTTTTCCAGCGATACCAAAGGCAGAACAGATCATTAGGGGATTCTTGGCTACACAATCACCTGGAGACAATACAACATCTTGGGCAGCTAGCCTTAGAGGGCATTGAGACCTCCTGTTATGTCTTCTCGGTAACAGAGCTGCAAACAGGTGGGGTGACTGAGGAAGACATATCTATGGGCTTCCTAATCCACAGCAAGGACCTCTCCTCTATGGGTTGCAAACACTACGAGTTCCTTCATGTCACCATGCAGTGTTTCTTTGCAGCAATCTACATTGTTGTCAACAATAATAATGCCTCTACCATCTCGAAGCTCTTTCAGCCCCAGGAAAGACAGCAGCCAGATCTTACTACGGCGTGTCTGCGGCACTGCTGGGCCTCCACAGGCCAACAAGAGGGAATTTCCGAAGCTACTGTCAAAGCAGACACACCCAACCTTCAGATAACCGCCACCTTCGTGTCAGGGCTTCTTTCTCAACGCCACCGTGGCCTCATGCTGCAATGCTGCCCGTCACCATCTTTGGACAGGAAGTACAGGCAGGTGTTCAAGTGCCTGTCCAGAAGCATGCACAAGCACTTCAAGTCTATCCCCCGTCCAGTggatggggaaaaaaagagcatgCACGCCATGCCAAGCTTTGTCTGGCTCATCAAATGCATCTACGAGATGCAGGAAAGAAAGATTGCCAGAGAAACAATGGCGAAACTGGAGGTGGAGCATCTGAAGCTGACCTACTGTAACATTGGTCCTGTGGAGTGCACTGCCCTGGCCTATGTGCTCCAGCACCTGAAGAACCCGGTGGGGCTTCAGTTGGACTATAACTCTGTGGGTGATGTCGGTGTGGAGCAGCTACTTCCTTGCCTGCATATGTGTGGCTCTCTGTAGTAAGTGACTTACAAAGAAATAGGAAAGCTGTGCTGTGGTATTTATACATATATTTTATGTAAATGTGTTAAATGGATCAACAAACAGAATCACAAAACACAAGAGTTGCCAACATGCTTCTTGTCTTTCATTTTACACCATTAGTCTCAGAAACAACAACATATCAGATGAAGGAATCCGAAAACTTATTGATAAGGGTATTCAGTGTGAAAGCTTCCAAAAGATTGCGTAAGTAATCTAAATTATCAATATAATTTACAGATGTTTTATTTAAAATATCCAATTATCAATTGGTTCATAGTGGGATAAAATCTTGCATCTCTCAAAAGCCTCTTCAACAACAAGCTTACAGACGCCTGCACAAAGCACTTTGCTCATCTCCTTAAGACCAAACAgaatttcctctctctcaggtcagCACATTGTTTACACAGTTGTATTGTAATGGTGATTAAAGCACACCAACCTCTTACTGTCCATCTGACTGTATCTCTGAAACCTTGTTAAAGACTGGGAAATAATAACATCACAGAAGAAGGGGCAAAGCAACTAGCCGAAGGACTGAAGTTCAATCATTCACTGAAGTTTTTAGGGTAAGATTACTTTTGATCTTTctcaccatttacatttagtcatttatcagacgctcttatccagagcgacttacagtaagtacaaggacattccccccgaggcaagtagggtgaagtgccttgcccaaggacacaacgtcatttgacacggccgggaatcgaactggcaaccttctgattactagcccgattccctaaccgctcagccacctgactccatttaGAGAATAATTTAATAATGTCTGATGATTTCAAAGACTGAAGATGTTGTGCCTTTTACCATTCCATTATCTATATGTTCTCAGGCTTTGGGGGAATAAGATTGGAGATGTAGGAGCAGATGCCATTGCCAAAGCCCTAGAGAACAGCAAGACCCTGGTGTGGCTTAGGTAACAACGCACTTATTGACATTCAAGTCATGTCCCCGAACTCTGTAAAGACAAGTTGATCAGTACCAGTATTGCGTGTGTCATTTTACATATACACTGTAGTCCTCAAAATATCTAAAAGTAGGCAGGTTAAGGTTGCAGTGATACATTCATGAACTGTTGTCCCGCCTGGCAGCTTGGTAGAGAATGGTGTTGGGAGTGCAGGAGCTTGTGCTCTGGCCCAAGTCATAAAGAAAAGTAACACATTAAAGGAGATGTGGTGAGTATAGAAAATAGATTTATTTTCTTTGATTATTACAGATCAttgcattttttttcttcctctccctatgTCAAATCCATTCTCTGTCTTTACTCTTATTTCCTCTGTAGGTTAACAAAGAACTGCATCACCAAAACAGGGATAGAATACCTGATTCAAGCTCTTAAAAGCAACAGTAGTGTGGAGGCAGTGTGGTATGTAAATAACAGTGATTATCAAATAATTAATATCTGTATATTTTTGAGTGAACAGATTATGGTTTTGAACCAGTGAGTAAACTGTGTGTGAATTCAACTGATTGTTTCCTCTGTCAGGTTGAAAGGTAACGAGCTGAGTCCAAAGGAGGTTGAGGAGTTTACTCTCAGAGAATCCCGACTAACGTTCTGATTAGTTACATTAAATCCAGTAGATTAAGTGGTCCAGACAACAGTGTATAAAAATATTGTAACATAACAATATTTTAAAACGTTTTTTGGCTTTTCAAAACttttgtgttttatgtgtgtaaaAAGTTACTCAGATTTATTGTTTGTAAGTAGGCCTAAAGTTTAGAGTAGCCTACATCCTGTGTTGGTTTATTGTTTCAATGAAGAATGCAAAAGTGTAATAAAATCTATAAATATGCTATTCTACTCTACACCTGTGCCTAATGTATTCATACAACACCACACTAAACCTATAAAAGCTTTCATGATAAGTTTACCAAGGGGACATTTTATAAAAATAGTTTGTAGGACTACATAATTTACAATTTGCATCATGCTATTGCTCAAAAGCCCAATCGCAGTTGCAGCTACGTCTCAATCTAACTCTTGGGAAAACCCCAGGGGGTGGGACTTACCCAGTGACAAGAGGCGTAACCTATTACCTCCCGAAATAACAATGATGGACCAATGAGTCACGATTGAGGAAACGTAAACGATCAGAGTAAAGTTTGGTTGGGCCAGTGGTCCTGTAAATAATTTCGGTTCCTTATTATCTAAATCATGGTTTGTTAATATGTCACTTAAATTGGTTGATATATAAGTACGGATTGCTgtaatgtattcccagttagaACGGTTAAACTAGCTAGGTGGTTGGCTACATTTAATGCTGTAGAGCTTTCTAGTGctgtcttgctagctagctaacgcggCGTTAGCTTTTTTCGAGGTTGACAGTTCTGGCTTTGACAGCTACTGTAGCAGGCTAGCATCTTGCCTAGCTAGTTAGGTAACGTTGTCCACGGCTAGCCACGCTAGCGAGCTTTCAGCACATTGGTTGATACTCAATTGAAATTAACACGTGAAAATTATAAATCCCTGGACTGAAATAACAAATTATCGATATAAGGTAAGGAAATATAGCCTAACACTAAACATATTCGATTGCGTGTTTTTCCTCCTGGTGGTAGTAAGACATGGTCTTAAGCATTGCTCCAAGCCAAAGTGATGCTATCGAGATAGCAACTAGCTAATTTTTACTAAAAAGCTAATGTTGGTCAATGAAAGGGCGTTACGGTCGCTAGCTAATATAGTCATACTGTTTATAATTATACACTCAGCATTCATATTTTCATAAATAATGTTATGTGCTGGGAAGTGACACATTCAACTTAAATTCCTAGAATCTAGAATCACTGCCAGCTGACTGCCTGGTTTGTGTAATGATGTCACTGATGGGTATTGCAACGTCTGCTGAACATAAGATTGCTAACCTAGCTAGGACATCCCTTGACTTTCTTACAAAACCATAGCTGTCGTCATAGCTAGCTGAATCTTTACTCATACACAGTGCTTTAAGATCGAAAGTGGATGTACAGTAGCAAGACCttgggaaatgtattttagCTCTCTACCTAGAAAGCTGTTTCATTTTCACTCTCACTGTTTTTCAGTGTTGTCTTATTATAGAATAtgtcctgtgtgttcctgttatAATGCCACATGCAGTGTCATACCTGTGGCCATCAATGACTCTCTAGCTAgtagtagcctagcctactgtttacacaaaacaaacaacgtCAATCTTGTGGCTGGATGAGGAGTCGGAAATACGTAGCTCCTTCATATTTAGTTGACCCTGTTCCTGTCTAATACCAGGAAGGAATTGAGTATATTGGATCCCCCGCATAGCTTTCTTCTTATTCTTCAGACTATTTGTCTATCCATCACTAAGTTGGGGAAATTCCAATGTTTAAATGTTAATATGTGAGTCATGTCTGTCCAGTGAGTTTGAATAATTGCTTGCTCAGAATATTTATATTCTATATTTAGAACTTTTTTCCTTAAATTGGTTTGCAATATTGGCATGGCTAATTCTTGTATTAGCCATGCTTGTTTCCTCCTCAGGTGGTGCATTGTGTGCAATATGTCAGTGTGATTTTCTTACCATACAAGGGCTACTTTCAAATCAGTGGAAGTCTGATCAGTGAAAAGATTACAATCTTGACTTGTGGTGTTTTGTCTCTACGTATTACATCAAaccacatgttttttttttgtcttctgaGGAAACAGCTTGGAGGTCTGTATTGATAAATCTCATTGACTGAATTTGTATTTCAGatacgcagacacacaggtacagctTGGGTTTATGTGGGAGTGGTGTGGAACATGCAAGCAGCCAGTTGAGAGATCATGAGGGAACTCCAGGCCAGGATCCCGTGAGCGTACCCCTCAACTTGCTCTGTGTGACCTGCCTTCCCCACTGGAGTTTCTCAGCCTTGCTATGCCCCATCCCCAGCCATGAGCTCTGCCCTGTGGAGCCAGGAGAAGCCCAGCGGGGGCTTCAGGGAGGACTGGCGCTTCTACATGGTAGTGAAGGAATGCACAGTGGAGAAACCTGCCCAGAAGACCCTGAGGATCCCCCGTGGCAGCCTGGGCCAGGCCTGCCAGGAGCGCAACAGCCTGGGCCGCACACTCCCCCCCAGCAAGGGCAAGAGGAGTCTGCGAATCCTGGACCAGACCAACGTGGTGCTGAGCCTAGACGAGAGGGACTTGCTGGAGCTGGATGAGAAGCTAGCTGAGCTGCTCTTCCCCATCACCAACTGTGAGGAGCGCTACGCTCTGCTCTGCAACAAGTCCCGCCTGGAGCGCGCCCGTGACATCGACTGTGGGTCCAAGGTGCGTGTGCAGCTCCGCTCGGGGGATGAGTCTCTGCCAGGGGTGGTCCGCTTCAAGGGCTCGCTCCTGCCTGACCGGGCACTCTCTGGAATTTGGTTCGGCGTGGAACTGTTGGTGAGAACTCGCGAGTCATCTTTACCCCCGTaactttgtgttttgttttccatTATCTTCCCATGTATGTGTTTACAGCCTCAGCTAGACAGTTATTTGCGATGGTCTTTATCATTGGAAAACTTGTGAATTGAGTATTTCTTGCAAGACATTGTGCAAGTAGAGAGCTACAAAGGGCTGTTGAGGAGAGCACAATGTTGTACTTATTCCTTGGAGTCCAGTTGTAGGCTGTAGGAGTGGGTGAAGGAGGACAAGTAGCCTGACCCCTGTGCAGTGGAAAGTGTCTCGCACATTCACGTGCTTCAGATCAACACCACGATTAGACCAAATGCCTCTTATCAAATTCAGATTACTCAATACACCTTCAATTCCTCTGGCTGTACTCCATTTTATGTTTCTCAGTGTTCACATAGTTTGTCATATGCAAAGTGCAGGGGTTTTGGCTTGATTGCCATCGTTACTTAGAGTTACGCAGAAACACTCTGCCATGAAACATTTTGAGCAAGCTGTTTGTGCCCTCCGCAGTAATCGatcaccacccctctcccccagctgtGTGATGTTGACTTCCCTCTCCTGCAGAGTGCTGAGCTGGCAGGTTGGGCATTGCTGTAgcgtcctctccctctgttatGACaatctacctctccctccccatctgctAGGAGGAGGGCCGGGGCCAGGGCTTCACAGAGGGCTCCTACCAGGGGCGGCAGCTGTTCCGCTGCGAGGACGAGTGTGGCGTGTTTGTGGCCCTGGACAAGCTGGAGCTGTGGGAGGACGAGGAAGAAGGCGAGCTGGAGGTGGACCATGTGACGTTAGTAGAAGAGGAGCAGGACTTCCCCCCTCTAGAGATTAACTCCAGGGTGCTGGTGCAGACCAGGGAGGGGCCCGAGAGGGGAACCATCATCTTCTGTGACCTGCTGCCTGGCAATGAGAGCCTGGGATACTACGTGGGTGTTGATATGGTGAGACAATGCCAACCCccccggtacacacacacacacacacacacattctcttcaGTCTGTTGCTGGATCTAGTTGGAGTTAAGAATCTATGATGACATGCTACCTTAGTTACGGTAATACATGTAATGTTTGCCATATGCAATGATAATGGAATAGGAATGATGGAAGACATTAAATAAATTCTGCTCTGCCTTTGTTTTAAGTTAAATGATAGTTTAAACAGGGTTAGTAATAGTTTGTATAAGTAAGTGCATGTACAAGACAGCTGGGTTACGATGAATGATGTGTTTACTCAGTGTCAGGTGTTTATACCCTTGTTTACTGTTGCTATTGGAATCAGATGGCAGTTGGACAAAGATGTTTAAACTTCGAAGCCAGGCTTTTGACCAGCCAGCAGCCCACTTACTTAGTCCATAACACTTGCACAAAGGCCAGTAGTCAGTCACGCGGAGGAGTGAGGTAGATACCCAGCCTTGCTGTATGACCAACAGCATGGCACGGGGCCAGCGGGCAGCTGAGGAGAGCCCACTGGTCAGATCACCTCCTCTCTACAACCAGCCAGCcttccagccccctcccccgaaCACAGAGCATCAACAACACTGTTCGTCCACCCTGCTGAGATTAGCCCGGTGCAGCGGGGACTTTGACCCCGTGGGGAAATAAGCCACTTTGGAGTGTTTCGACCTAcagtaggggaggggggagagagggcgctGCCGGGGAGTGCGAAGGCAGGCCCATCATCAGGGTGGAGATGAGCTGTGGTATAATAACTGTGCTGGGACCGTAAGTACCGGTTTGGGGAGATGAGGAACGCCCGCGGGGGTAATAAGGTGCCGCTCTCTTCCGCTCTTCCAGGACAATCCTATCGGGGACTGGGATGGTGTTTTCGATGGGAAGCTCCTGTGTAATTTCGCTAGCTTGGAGCACACTCGCCTCGTACCCATCTGTGACATAATGCCAGGTGAGTCCGGCCGTATTTCTGAACCGTttaaattttttttttgggggggggggggggggggggaattcctAGAATCAAATACTGATATGCGGTATTGAGTTGTTCTGTTTTTCGAGCCATATTCAGGGAGTCTAGCCGTGTTAGCAGTGAGCAGTGGGCGTTAGGCTGGGTCTCTGTGCATCCTCTGTTTGTGGTCCACTGGTAGGACTCACAGAGGCTCTTTTGTGTAAAGGCCTGCCTTGTGTTTGAAAGTCAAGTGAGATGCTCAGCCTCTTTGTTCTCGCCATTGGCTTATTGATTTGTTTATGTGTGCTGCCCGCTTGCTTGTCCTCCCCACCAACGTTTCTCTAGATGCTTCTGCTTGGATGCACTTGAAATGTATGGGGGGTCGCTAATGCATTCTCTTCTTTTATAGCCTCTTTGGTCTTTCAAACCTGAGAACTTACGTTTATTCTGTGTTCTTTTAGTTACTGGAAAGGTATTGCGTCTGTTGACAGTTTACAGTGTATTGTATGACCGGAGTGTTTTCACTTCTGACAGTAGCACATTTAGAAAGTTCTACAGTAcctgccctcacacactctaGAGTAATTAATATTGATTCAATGCCCTCTGAAAAGTCTCCAGATTTAGCTTTCATTCCATACCCTGCATTGATACAGCAACAGTGTCTCTTAATGTGGATGCTAACAGTAGCTAACAATGTGTCCTGGTGGGGATTGTTATGCCTCTAattgtgagtgtatctctgggCTGTGCAGAATACGCCATGCAGGACCAAAGGCTGCAAAAGCACAGTTTTGCCCCCAGAGGCAGCGGCAGTGACAAGTCTTCCTCTGGCCAAAGCAAACCAAAGAGCAAAGGTACTGCTGTGCTGCCTGCTGTCACCCAATCAGCCTAACCTTAACTAACTAAGTAATAACTGCAGTTGATGTGAATTACTAGCCATAGCTGCTGCTGGACAAAAGATGGGACCAATACAGAGGGGGTGTTATGTTAACTGTGTATTGGAAATGCTCAAAAAAAAGATGGTGATAGAAACGACagtgattggggggggggaaaaaaggtGAAGGTGTTGTGTGGAGAGGCAAACGTGTGTGGCTTGAGAAATATTGATTTGAGCTTCTTGCATGGTTCGGTAAGTGGGCCTCGTCCATTCTCTCATCTGCACTGCTTTGACAGAGGGGAaacatccacgcacacacagagctctcactctgtcctccctctcacacacagagagctgtctctgttctccctctctctctcacacacacacaaacacacacacacacacacctgcttatttccctctttctccatctgacTTGTGTTATTTACAGGCCTAGGTCATCAGTGTGGGAGTAGAAGCAAGTCTGAGTTTTATTATACTTTAAATGGCAGCTCTGTTGATCCCCCAGCGCAGTCCAAATCCAAAAGCACATGGTACATTGATGAAGGTAAAAGACAAACAGGAAGCAATCACCAGCGTCTTAACAGCAAGGTCCTGTCTCAGTTTCGCTGTTCTCCAGCCCTTGCTTCAGGAGACTTAGAATGTTTGCAGTTTCTTGTTGTAGTTTAGTACCAGCCCTGATTCAACAATCAGTCATCAGAACGTTTTCAGTTAAACAAGTGGGAGTCTACAATTAATAACCTAAAGCCACGACAATCCTAGAGCTAGGTTTTAACTAGGTTTTTAAAGGATGAAAAGTTAACTCTAATATGAGCAGTACCTTGCTACCGAGACCCTACATTCAGTCCTGTTTCATTCCCATTCAACGTGCAAGTCCTCCTGCATGGCATCATAGTGTTGTGGTACGGTCTTCACAGAAACACTAAAGGCTTTTAATGATCCTTTAAATCAAGCATCCCATACTTCCCAGAATACATTTGTTTGGGGTCAGAGAGGAAGTAATGCATTACTAGGGATAACTCGTATGCATATACACAGTCTTATGAGCTTATTAAAAGCCTTTAGCACTGAGGTGttagggaggaggtgtgtcttCATTGTCCTGGGTGATATGTAGATGGTACAGGTATGTAGATGAGGGGTAGATTTTCGGTTCTCCATCTGTGATTGTCATCACAAACACCAACATGAATCAGTCACATTGAATGTGGTCAATACCAAGGGTTTTATCATATCAATGTAGTTGAATCATCATATAATTAGAAATATTTATGacatttttttctcttctttttcatAGATTGAGCCTTATCTCGGGTTAGGTTTAGACTAGTTCTGGAGCTGATCTTTGGAAGGCGATCCTGTCAAGGTGTTGTCCTGGTGTTCACCACTCTTGTCtcagaaccccctccccccccccctttcaccaTGCTCCACTTCCTGCCACCCTGCCTACCTTGTTCACGTActgtgtttcttcttcttctatatTGGTGTCTGAACACCCCATCTTGGTTACAGCCTCTAACATGCCTGCACAGTATGTATGAATGTGGAGTTAGGCTATGTTATATGCTATTTATTTtccttaaaaaaagaagaataaaAGCTAATGGCTGAAGGGGATATTCTCTTTTGGGATGTCAATTTAAATGCGAATACTAACAAGTTTTAAACATGTCATAGCTCCACATACATGCTGTCTGTGAGTATAACATCTGAGGAAGTGAGAGATGATTTTTGGTCTGTTTTCTCCTCAGTCGGGGAGGACCCTGCCAAGTCTCTCACGGACACCCCCCCTGACTTTAACCAAGCCTCGCCCCCCAGGGCCCCGCCCACCACCTCTTTGTCCAATGACAACAAGTTCCACTCACTGCCCTTCAGCCTGAGCCGCAAGACGGGGCCCAATGGTAGCATGAGTCACgggccgctctccctctccgtccaaTCGGTGATGGGAGAGCAGCCagagccctctcctcctcccccttcgtCCCCGcggcctcccagccccccacgCGGGGTgccagggctggaggtgggctccctggtggaggtgaaggagaaccCTCCCCTGTGTGGGGTCATCCGCTGGGTGGGCCTGCCCCCGGGTCTGCTGGAGCCTCTGGCTGGCCTGGAGCTGGTGAGTCCTTTCTGGAACTGAGCTGGAGGGATCAACTCTGGATCAACTGCCACTGGGCACATTTGTTTAATTGTTGCCTTGTTGGAAGCACACACAGAATTTAGTTCCTTGTGTGTTGCACTGTTAGTGTAGCAGGTTACTACAGTTTTGATCACAACGGACACTTATATTCTTCCAGGAGGAAGAGTGTGTAGGCTGTACGGATGGTACCTTCAAGGGAACACGCTACTTCAGCTGCCCACCCAAGAAAGCCCTGTTTGTGAAGCTCAAGTGCTGCCGGCCCGACTCCCGCTTCCCCTCCCTACCCCACTCCTCCAACCCCATAGAACGCTGCAACTCCATAGGTCAGTTCCCGGCGTCACTAAGCTCAGTGACCAATAAGAGTTGAGCATTTGGGAGTATGAAATACTTCAGAGCTCAACTGgaattgtgtgtatgttttgtgtgtgtgtgtagcgtttGGCGGCTACCTGAGTGAAGTGGTGCATGAGAACACTCCACCACGCACTGAGAATGATGGTCTGGACGTCATGGTAGGCAAGAAGAAAGGAATCCAAGGCCACTACAACTCCTGCTACCTGGACTCAACCCTCTTCTGGTGAGAACACGCCAGAGAACAGATCACTTGTTTTGATTTTAACAGTTTGTTCCCTCAGAATGACTCAAGCAGTCCAGGTATGGAGCAATGACAGCGACTTTGTGTTAGTTGTCATTGCTCATTGGtggctgtgtttc
The window above is part of the Osmerus mordax isolate fOsmMor3 chromosome 13, fOsmMor3.pri, whole genome shotgun sequence genome. Proteins encoded here:
- the cyld gene encoding ubiquitin carboxyl-terminal hydrolase CYLD isoform X3; its protein translation is MSSALWSQEKPSGGFREDWRFYMVVKECTVEKPAQKTLRIPRGSLGQACQERNSLGRTLPPSKGKRSLRILDQTNVVLSLDERDLLELDEKLAELLFPITNCEERYALLCNKSRLERARDIDCGSKVRVQLRSGDESLPGVVRFKGSLLPDRALSGIWFGVELLEEGRGQGFTEGSYQGRQLFRCEDECGVFVALDKLELWEDEEEGELEVDHVTLVEEEQDFPPLEINSRVLVQTREGPERGTIIFCDLLPGNESLGYYVGVDMDNPIGDWDGVFDGKLLCNFASLEHTRLVPICDIMPEYAMQDQRLQKHSFAPRGSGSDKSSSGQSKPKSKVGEDPAKSLTDTPPDFNQASPPRAPPTTSLSNDNKFHSLPFSLSRKTGPNGSMSHGPLSLSVQSVMGEQPEPSPPPPSSPRPPSPPRGVPGLEVGSLVEVKENPPLCGVIRWVGLPPGLLEPLAGLELEEECVGCTDGTFKGTRYFSCPPKKALFVKLKCCRPDSRFPSLPHSSNPIERCNSIAFGGYLSEVVHENTPPRTENDGLDVMVGKKKGIQGHYNSCYLDSTLFCLFSFSSVLDTVLLRPKSKTDVEYYRETQELLRTEIVNPLRIHGYVCATKVMKLRRILEKVEAASGFTSEEKDPEEFLNILFHHILRVDPLLKLRSAGQKVQDCYFYQIFMDKKDKVGVPTSQQLIEWSFINSDLKFAEAPSCLIIQMPRFGKDFKMFNKIFPSLELDITDLLEDTPRECRICGGLALYECRECYDDGDITAGKIKQFCEKCNTQVHLHPRRKAHRHGKLSVPKELQECVWRQGSFPRQRMELFAVLCIETSHYVAFVKYGASDSSWLFFDSMADRDGGQNGFNIPQVSPCPEVGAYLKMTPEELHALDPKSIQGQARRLLCDAYMCMYQSPTMSLYK